A region of Thiofilum sp. DNA encodes the following proteins:
- the sppA gene encoding signal peptide peptidase SppA, translating into MDNENNANAIEALKTIALEGLKEQRRARRWGIFFKLLFWGYLLIIGAIFIMGLLGTNSDDSITASEITAVVDIKGVIMDEADASADLVIPSLRKAFANPKTKAVLLRINSPGGSPVQAGQINDEIRRLRTLHEDIPVYAVVSDICASGGYYIAVAADKIYADKASLVGSIGVRMDNFGFVEAMNKLGVERRLITAGENKGMLDPFLPENPKEVEHVKTLLNMTHQQFINVVKEGRGKRLKDNPDLFTGLIWTGEGAKELGLIDELGDERYVAREVVKAPTMVNFTSEKDFLDKIGEQLGTSVSQWFMQSSTPQPRMY; encoded by the coding sequence ATGGATAATGAAAACAATGCTAATGCTATTGAAGCACTTAAAACCATTGCTCTGGAAGGACTCAAGGAGCAGCGCCGTGCTCGCCGTTGGGGTATCTTCTTTAAGTTACTGTTTTGGGGTTACTTATTAATAATAGGAGCCATTTTTATAATGGGCCTACTTGGTACGAATAGTGATGACTCTATCACTGCCTCGGAAATCACCGCCGTAGTCGATATTAAAGGTGTGATTATGGATGAGGCGGATGCGAGCGCTGACCTTGTGATTCCTTCCTTACGTAAAGCCTTTGCTAACCCAAAAACCAAAGCCGTATTACTGCGCATCAATAGTCCGGGGGGCAGTCCGGTGCAGGCGGGACAAATTAATGATGAAATTCGCCGCTTGAGAACTTTACACGAAGATATTCCAGTCTATGCCGTAGTGTCTGATATTTGTGCCTCTGGTGGGTATTACATCGCGGTCGCCGCCGACAAGATTTATGCGGATAAAGCCAGCCTCGTGGGTTCCATCGGGGTGCGTATGGATAACTTTGGCTTTGTGGAGGCGATGAATAAATTGGGTGTTGAGCGCCGCCTCATCACCGCAGGGGAAAATAAGGGCATGTTAGATCCCTTTTTGCCAGAAAACCCCAAAGAAGTGGAGCATGTGAAAACCTTGCTTAATATGACGCATCAGCAATTTATTAATGTCGTCAAAGAGGGGCGCGGCAAACGTTTAAAAGATAATCCTGATCTGTTTACGGGTTTAATTTGGACAGGTGAGGGCGCTAAAGAGCTAGGCTTAATCGATGAGCTAGGGGATGAGCGCTATGTAGCACGTGAAGTGGTAAAAGCGCCGACTATGGTGAATTTTACTTCAGAAAAAGATTTCTTAGATAAGATCGGTGAGCAGTTAGGTACTTCGGTTAGCCAATGGTTTATGCAATCGAGTACGCCACAACCGCGTATGTACTGA
- a CDS encoding TdeIII family type II restriction endonuclease, which produces MNTTHSVTLAIQREIKTLMDRVMERVLQSDPFIKEQHHAQKPLYAALVPDEIFKGSHFERRFVTPFGGVWEKLAQVVANEVHGECVLGKTVNGTIAAERLRRIQEVLNNLEHSTSKQAKATPNWQEELTYIKKGKGSLIPVSVVCDIYIHNIKNNECYAFELKAPLPNSDQTKVSKEKLFKLLAMNETPITNAYYALPYNPYGQNKADYKWSFPRRWFDMCNDPCVLIGDEFWDFIGGEGTYKAFIKEVNELGLIYREKIYREYLGIEPPADSTFNYRLQ; this is translated from the coding sequence ATGAATACCACCCACTCGGTAACCTTAGCCATTCAAAGAGAAATCAAGACCTTAATGGATCGTGTAATGGAAAGGGTTTTACAATCTGACCCCTTCATCAAAGAACAACATCACGCTCAAAAACCATTGTATGCAGCACTGGTTCCCGATGAAATCTTCAAAGGCTCACATTTTGAACGCCGTTTTGTTACGCCATTTGGAGGAGTATGGGAAAAATTAGCTCAAGTAGTAGCGAATGAAGTGCATGGTGAATGTGTATTGGGAAAAACTGTCAATGGTACTATCGCCGCTGAGCGCTTACGTCGTATCCAAGAAGTACTTAATAATTTAGAGCACTCTACGTCTAAACAAGCTAAAGCAACTCCTAATTGGCAAGAAGAATTAACTTATATTAAAAAGGGAAAAGGTAGCCTTATTCCTGTCTCAGTAGTTTGTGATATTTATATACATAATATAAAAAATAATGAGTGCTATGCTTTTGAACTAAAAGCTCCTTTACCTAATAGCGACCAAACCAAAGTCAGTAAAGAAAAGCTATTTAAATTATTAGCTATGAATGAAACACCTATTACTAATGCTTATTATGCCTTACCTTATAACCCTTATGGTCAAAATAAAGCAGATTATAAATGGTCTTTTCCTAGACGTTGGTTTGATATGTGTAATGATCCGTGCGTCTTAATAGGTGATGAATTTTGGGATTTTATAGGTGGCGAAGGTACGTATAAGGCATTCATTAAAGAGGTTAATGAGCTTGGTCTTATTTATCGTGAGAAAATTTATCGAGAATACTTAGGCATAGAACCTCCAGCCGATAGCACTTTCAATTATCGATTACAGTGA
- a CDS encoding TetR/AcrR family transcriptional regulator, which produces MPIISNTPSKVVGRIRKFNEAKILQAAELEFAEHGYKGASINNIAQRAKLAKANIHYYFGSKQELYLKVLETTLKLWDQTLNDFKPEDDPALVLSTYIRQKITFAQSNPFASRIFAKEILSGAPELKAYLNKDYYEWFQGRVAVIESWIAQGKILPINPTHLIFLLWSSTQHYADFETQILAAQGKRKLTQKDYDTASQTLTEVILRGCGLTIPRL; this is translated from the coding sequence ATGCCAATAATTTCAAACACCCCTAGTAAAGTGGTTGGACGGATTAGAAAATTTAATGAAGCGAAAATATTGCAGGCCGCAGAATTAGAGTTTGCGGAGCATGGTTATAAAGGTGCGAGCATTAATAATATTGCGCAACGGGCTAAGCTGGCGAAGGCTAATATTCATTATTATTTTGGTAGTAAGCAAGAACTCTATCTAAAGGTGCTAGAAACTACACTCAAGCTCTGGGATCAAACTTTAAATGATTTCAAACCCGAAGACGATCCCGCTTTAGTGCTTAGCACTTATATTCGACAAAAAATCACTTTTGCCCAATCCAATCCTTTCGCATCACGCATTTTTGCTAAGGAGATTCTCAGTGGTGCTCCAGAACTCAAAGCGTATCTTAACAAGGATTACTATGAATGGTTTCAAGGGCGCGTAGCTGTAATTGAGTCATGGATTGCACAAGGTAAAATCTTACCCATTAATCCCACTCACCTGATCTTTTTATTATGGTCATCGACTCAGCACTATGCTGATTTTGAAACGCAAATTTTAGCGGCACAAGGAAAGCGCAAACTTACCCAAAAAGACTATGATACGGCTAGCCAAACGTTAACTGAGGTTATTTTAAGAGGCTGTGGTTTAACTATACCGAGGCTTTAG
- the prfB gene encoding peptide chain release factor 2 (programmed frameshift) produces MELNPIYSRIKDLQERIEALRGYLDFEVKSERLEEVSRELEEPSVWNDPERAQALGKERVVLDNIVGGINKMTTALSDANELLEMAEAEQDEGTVEVVVTELDGLQAQVEKLEFQRMFSGELDPNNAFLDIQSGAGGTEAQDWAEMLLRMYLRWGEAKGFKTELIEVSPGDVAGIKSATISFEGEYAFGWLRTETGVHRLVRKSPFSSAGARHTSFAGVFVSPEIDDNIEIDINPADLRIDVYRASGAGGQHVNRTESAVRITHLPTNTVVQCQNGRSQHQNKDTAMKQLRAKLYELELLKRNAEKQALEETKSDVGWGSQIRSYVLDQSRIKDLRTGIETSNTQAVLDGDLDRFIEASLKSGL; encoded by the exons ATGGAATTAAATCCGATTTATAGTCGTATCAAAGACCTACAAGAGCGTATTGAGGCGCTGAGGGGGTATCTT GACTTTGAGGTAAAGTCAGAGCGTCTAGAAGAGGTCAGCCGCGAGTTAGAGGAGCCTAGTGTTTGGAATGATCCTGAACGTGCTCAAGCCTTAGGTAAAGAGCGGGTAGTCTTAGATAATATCGTGGGTGGTATTAATAAAATGACTACTGCCTTGAGTGATGCTAATGAATTGCTCGAAATGGCGGAGGCTGAACAAGACGAAGGCACGGTCGAGGTTGTGGTGACTGAGCTAGATGGTCTTCAAGCCCAAGTCGAAAAACTTGAGTTTCAGCGTATGTTCTCCGGTGAACTAGACCCCAATAATGCCTTCCTTGATATTCAATCCGGTGCGGGTGGCACAGAAGCGCAAGATTGGGCTGAAATGTTGTTGCGTATGTATCTACGTTGGGGTGAAGCAAAAGGCTTCAAAACTGAGCTGATCGAGGTATCTCCGGGCGATGTGGCGGGGATTAAAAGTGCCACGATTAGTTTTGAAGGTGAATATGCTTTTGGTTGGCTTAGAACCGAAACGGGTGTGCATCGCTTAGTGCGTAAATCACCGTTTAGCTCAGCCGGAGCGCGTCATACCTCCTTTGCAGGTGTATTTGTGTCGCCTGAGATTGATGACAATATCGAAATTGATATTAATCCAGCCGATTTGCGTATTGATGTGTATCGTGCCTCGGGTGCAGGTGGTCAGCACGTTAACCGTACTGAATCAGCCGTGCGTATTACGCATCTACCCACTAATACTGTGGTGCAATGTCAAAATGGGCGCTCTCAGCATCAAAACAAAGACACCGCGATGAAGCAATTACGCGCCAAGCTGTATGAGCTGGAATTACTGAAGCGTAATGCTGAAAAGCAAGCCTTAGAAGAAACCAAGTCGGATGTGGGTTGGGGTAGTCAAATACGCTCGTATGTCTTGGATCAATCGCGCATTAAAGACCTACGCACAGGTATCGAAACCTCCAATACTCAAGCCGTGCTCGATGGCGACCTTGATCGCTTTATTGAAGCTAGCCTCAAAAGCGGACTCTAA
- a CDS encoding acetyl-CoA C-acyltransferase family protein, with translation MSRDVVVLSAVRSAIGAFGGSLSDMEPADLGGIVMKEAVARSGVDPQQINYVTVGTCIPTDSRYAYVSRVASINAGLPMDSVAMQLNRLCSSGLQAIVTSAQNIMLGDTDYGVGGGVEVMSRGAYMLPALRSGARMGDTTAFDAMVAVLTDPFGAGHMGITAENLAAKWNITREEQDAFAVESQRRAAAAIADGRFVSQIVPIVKKTKKGEVTFAQDEHGRADTTMESLAKMRPAFKKDGTVTAGNASGINDGAAFFVLAAADVAEKAGHKPMARLVSYAVAGVPNHIMGEGPIPATQAALKKAGLSLDQMDVIESNEAFAAQAIAVSRALGLDPAKTNPNGGAIALGHPVGCSGAFIATKALYELQRVNGKYALVTMCIGGGQGIAAIFERL, from the coding sequence ATGAGCAGAGATGTTGTTGTGCTTAGTGCGGTTCGTTCAGCGATTGGTGCTTTCGGTGGGTCTTTATCCGATATGGAGCCAGCCGATTTAGGTGGAATCGTGATGAAAGAAGCCGTTGCACGTTCTGGCGTTGATCCGCAACAGATCAATTATGTCACTGTAGGTACGTGCATTCCTACTGATAGCCGTTATGCTTATGTATCGCGTGTAGCGTCTATTAATGCAGGGCTTCCTATGGATTCGGTTGCTATGCAATTGAATCGTCTGTGTTCTTCTGGCTTACAAGCGATTGTGACCAGTGCACAAAATATTATGTTAGGCGACACTGACTATGGCGTGGGCGGCGGTGTAGAAGTTATGTCACGCGGTGCGTATATGTTACCTGCTTTACGTTCAGGTGCACGTATGGGGGATACTACTGCATTTGATGCGATGGTTGCGGTACTCACCGATCCGTTTGGCGCGGGCCACATGGGGATTACGGCTGAAAATTTAGCGGCAAAATGGAATATTACTCGTGAAGAGCAAGACGCCTTTGCAGTTGAATCACAACGTCGCGCAGCAGCAGCGATTGCTGATGGTCGTTTTGTGTCACAAATCGTTCCAATTGTGAAGAAAACCAAAAAAGGCGAAGTGACTTTTGCTCAAGACGAGCACGGTCGTGCTGATACCACGATGGAATCACTGGCTAAAATGCGTCCTGCCTTCAAAAAAGACGGCACAGTAACCGCAGGTAATGCGTCTGGTATCAATGATGGTGCAGCCTTCTTTGTATTAGCCGCCGCCGATGTAGCAGAGAAAGCAGGTCACAAACCGATGGCTCGCTTGGTGTCTTATGCCGTTGCGGGTGTACCTAACCATATTATGGGTGAAGGTCCTATTCCAGCCACTCAAGCCGCACTCAAAAAAGCGGGCTTGAGCCTCGATCAAATGGATGTGATTGAATCTAACGAAGCCTTTGCTGCTCAAGCTATTGCAGTATCGCGTGCTTTAGGCTTAGATCCAGCCAAAACTAATCCTAATGGAGGCGCCATTGCGCTAGGCCATCCCGTCGGTTGTTCAGGTGCATTCATTGCAACTAAAGCCCTATACGAATTACAACGTGTGAATGGTAAATATGCTCTAGTCACCATGTGCATTGGTGGCGGTCAGGGTATTGCTGCTATATTTGAGCGTCTCTAA
- a CDS encoding GGDEF domain-containing protein, translating into MMWFLTQLFYQGRTAWPKWDQQFSHLPSIAISSQIIMWFHLAPSLINAIALLWFLARVAVNGRLSIAWTCVYSTLLMLDYALNVQGTWASHPSTYLADISFMVVFVSLNLYLGVFSQLEAKRDALNLTNQAKLLENQRLMAMTNAELERLSFQDPLTELYNRRGFEKYSYPRPLDLAILMIDIDDFKLYNDFFGHPAGDQCIYTVAQILKRFDTPNALIARYGGEEFIMALRGYNEAQSLEIAERIRTVIQQAAIPHPCARAAQVVTVSIGIACSHHASESLTPVIKRSDMALYAAKQAGRNCTRLFQAGITETYVAPAPVN; encoded by the coding sequence ATGATGTGGTTTTTAACTCAGCTCTTTTACCAAGGGCGCACTGCTTGGCCGAAATGGGATCAGCAATTTTCTCATTTACCCTCTATTGCCATTAGCTCACAAATCATCATGTGGTTTCACTTAGCGCCCTCATTAATTAATGCTATTGCTTTACTGTGGTTTCTAGCTCGCGTGGCGGTCAATGGGCGTTTGTCTATTGCATGGACTTGTGTTTATTCGACCCTTCTGATGCTAGATTATGCGCTTAATGTACAAGGCACATGGGCTAGTCATCCATCCACTTATCTCGCGGACATCAGCTTTATGGTGGTATTTGTGAGCTTAAATCTGTACTTGGGGGTTTTTTCCCAATTAGAGGCTAAACGCGATGCACTGAATCTCACTAATCAGGCAAAGCTTTTAGAAAATCAACGCCTCATGGCGATGACCAATGCTGAATTAGAGCGCTTATCGTTTCAAGACCCTTTGACCGAGCTTTATAATCGACGTGGCTTCGAGAAATACAGTTATCCTCGCCCGCTGGATTTAGCCATTTTGATGATCGATATTGATGATTTCAAACTTTATAATGACTTTTTTGGTCATCCGGCGGGGGATCAGTGTATTTATACGGTTGCTCAAATTCTAAAACGCTTTGATACACCTAATGCGCTGATTGCCCGCTATGGAGGCGAGGAATTTATTATGGCACTGCGTGGTTATAATGAGGCGCAAAGTTTAGAAATCGCAGAGCGCATTCGTACTGTTATCCAACAAGCCGCTATTCCCCACCCCTGTGCTCGTGCGGCTCAGGTAGTCACCGTGAGTATTGGTATAGCCTGTTCTCATCATGCTTCTGAGTCACTCACTCCGGTGATTAAGCGTTCTGATATGGCGCTTTATGCAGCCAAACAAGCGGGGCGTAATTGTACTCGCCTCTTTCAAGCAGGCATTACCGAAACCTATGTAGCTCCTGCTCCCGTTAATTGA
- the xseA gene encoding exodeoxyribonuclease VII large subunit codes for MANDPRLILTVTELNNEVNQLLKQALPTLWVEGEISNLVRASSGHYYFSLKDEKAQLRCALFKGRSLSFKPENGQQVLALGSVGLYEPRGDYQFVVSQLEMAGVGALQIQFEALKRRLNEEGLFASEHKKALPLIPKTIGVITSPTGAAIRDILQVLRRRCPQIPIFIYPVLVQGSLAAEQIVRALAQANHDQRCEVLILARGGGSLEDLWPFNEETVARAIDNSVIPIVTGIGHEIDFTIADFVADRRAPTPSAAAELVGPETAVWFNTVQQWQTRLNRSMTRLLQAQVQALHQLHKRLAPQNPLNQLQQKAQRLDELEQRLAANLVRLVERKGLAFNALHQRLRAQSPTQAMDHAQEQVAQLHQQLQRRMVRYLEQQRAQLQVLAAQLQALSPLGTVARGYALVWTVDQRLVRSVAQVKAADRIEVMVADGQISCEVMEVKESFS; via the coding sequence ATGGCTAATGACCCACGCCTTATTCTCACTGTTACCGAATTGAATAATGAAGTGAACCAACTGCTTAAACAAGCATTGCCTACTCTTTGGGTAGAGGGTGAAATTTCTAATTTAGTGCGGGCTAGTTCGGGGCATTATTATTTTAGTCTGAAAGATGAAAAGGCTCAGTTACGTTGCGCTTTATTTAAGGGGCGCTCGCTCAGCTTTAAACCAGAAAATGGTCAACAAGTGTTGGCTTTAGGCAGTGTAGGACTCTACGAGCCGCGTGGTGATTATCAGTTTGTGGTGAGCCAATTAGAAATGGCGGGTGTGGGGGCATTACAAATTCAATTTGAAGCGCTTAAACGGCGTTTAAATGAAGAAGGTTTATTTGCCTCGGAGCATAAAAAGGCCTTGCCATTAATCCCGAAAACGATTGGGGTGATTACCTCACCTACTGGCGCGGCGATTCGAGATATTTTGCAAGTATTGCGCCGTCGTTGCCCTCAAATTCCTATTTTTATTTATCCGGTATTAGTGCAGGGTTCATTAGCCGCTGAACAAATCGTGAGAGCGCTTGCTCAAGCTAATCATGATCAGCGTTGCGAGGTACTCATACTGGCACGCGGTGGAGGGTCGCTTGAGGATTTATGGCCGTTTAATGAGGAAACTGTTGCGCGTGCTATTGATAACAGCGTTATTCCTATAGTCACGGGGATTGGGCATGAGATTGATTTTACTATTGCCGATTTTGTCGCAGATCGCCGCGCCCCTACGCCTTCTGCTGCTGCGGAATTAGTGGGACCTGAAACTGCTGTCTGGTTTAATACGGTGCAGCAATGGCAGACGCGCCTTAATCGCAGTATGACGCGCTTATTACAGGCTCAAGTTCAAGCGCTGCACCAACTCCATAAACGCCTAGCCCCACAAAATCCTTTGAATCAGTTGCAGCAAAAAGCGCAACGCCTTGATGAGCTAGAGCAACGGTTAGCTGCTAATTTAGTGCGTTTAGTCGAGCGCAAAGGATTAGCGTTTAACGCTTTACACCAGCGTCTTAGGGCGCAATCCCCTACGCAAGCTATGGATCATGCTCAGGAACAGGTGGCGCAATTACACCAGCAACTTCAGCGCCGTATGGTGCGTTATTTAGAGCAGCAACGCGCTCAACTGCAAGTTTTAGCGGCTCAATTACAGGCTTTAAGTCCTTTGGGTACGGTGGCGCGGGGGTATGCGCTGGTTTGGACGGTGGATCAGAGGTTGGTGCGCAGTGTTGCACAAGTCAAAGCGGCGGATAGGATTGAGGTTATGGTGGCGGATGGGCAGATTAGTTGTGAGGTGATGGAGGTGAAGGAGTCTTTTAGCTGA
- a CDS encoding GFA family protein — MTKVYVGGCLCGAVRYEARSISPKMAHCHCSMCRKFHGAAFATFASVPQADFKWLQGELELQAYQAPNGTIRRFCRHCGSSLTFAPAQETGFVEVTLGTLDTPLADLLPDAHIYVGSKANWSVISDQLPQFSQGRDSERLDQVSS, encoded by the coding sequence ATGACTAAGGTTTACGTGGGTGGGTGTTTATGTGGAGCAGTACGTTATGAAGCTCGTAGCATAAGCCCTAAAATGGCACATTGTCATTGCTCTATGTGCCGTAAGTTTCACGGTGCTGCTTTTGCCACCTTTGCCTCCGTGCCACAAGCCGATTTTAAGTGGCTACAAGGGGAGCTTGAACTACAAGCCTATCAAGCACCTAATGGCACTATCAGACGTTTTTGTCGACATTGTGGGAGTAGCTTAACGTTTGCTCCTGCTCAAGAGACGGGTTTTGTAGAAGTCACATTGGGTACTTTAGACACACCTTTAGCAGATCTATTACCCGATGCTCATATCTATGTAGGTTCTAAAGCGAATTGGTCAGTAATTAGTGATCAACTACCCCAATTTAGTCAAGGACGTGATAGTGAACGCTTAGATCAAGTAAGTAGTTAA
- the dcm gene encoding DNA (cytosine-5-)-methyltransferase has product MHIEKKSTFSFIDLFAGIGGFRLALDHLGGHCIHFSEIDNEAIQTYCSNFNESPSLNLHDITQIKQLPSVDLLTAGVPCQSWSIAGKNLGFDDDRGQLWNDTLYLLHQSQPKAFIFENVKGLADPRNHTALDYILKRIQQAGYFAKYFVINSSDYGVPQDRVRVYIVGFKEKQYSDRFQLLKPYKNQLKLIDVLQEDVKYTIPYKQNQASIALDLFGQPIENKRRYRKTQGMNDFFLFNDIRNGPTTIHSWDLLPTTERQKNICLLILKNRRKSTYGKLDGNPMSLAHLQALDHSITQQELDSLVEIGILKTLNYTYQVQLKSQSALDAVELLILNHAEHNLISLDNLKNSPTLKKIRSQLDALLNGLVSKAILTPYEKRYEFKYTKISTGIEGVNRVFLPKSEAFPTLVASDTNDFIALQDIEADTEEEYKKLFLQEIFHKKQFRKISKQEACLIQGFPKDFILPETRSRWMKLIGNSVSVPVIQMLAQAMLNTGFLEYEQNTKRCAA; this is encoded by the coding sequence ATGCATATAGAAAAAAAATCAACCTTTTCATTTATCGATTTATTCGCTGGGATAGGTGGCTTTAGGCTCGCCCTTGATCATCTAGGCGGACACTGTATCCATTTTAGTGAAATTGATAATGAAGCTATTCAAACTTATTGTAGCAACTTTAATGAGAGTCCTAGTTTAAATCTTCACGATATTACTCAAATTAAACAACTCCCTAGCGTTGATCTGCTCACCGCTGGAGTCCCTTGTCAAAGTTGGTCTATTGCTGGAAAAAATCTAGGTTTTGATGATGATCGAGGTCAACTATGGAATGATACCTTATATTTACTGCATCAATCTCAACCAAAAGCCTTTATCTTTGAAAATGTTAAAGGGCTAGCTGACCCACGCAATCACACTGCCTTAGATTATATTTTAAAGCGTATTCAACAAGCAGGCTATTTTGCTAAGTATTTTGTTATTAATTCATCCGACTATGGAGTACCACAAGATCGAGTAAGGGTTTATATTGTGGGCTTCAAAGAAAAGCAATATTCTGATAGATTTCAACTACTTAAGCCCTATAAAAATCAACTGAAATTAATCGATGTTTTACAAGAAGATGTCAAATATACTATCCCGTATAAGCAAAATCAGGCGTCTATAGCCTTGGATTTATTTGGTCAACCTATAGAAAATAAACGTCGTTATCGTAAAACCCAAGGCATGAATGACTTCTTTTTATTTAACGATATTCGCAATGGTCCTACGACTATTCACTCATGGGATCTATTACCCACTACCGAACGTCAAAAAAATATTTGCTTACTGATATTAAAAAACCGTCGTAAAAGCACTTATGGCAAGCTTGATGGCAACCCTATGTCATTGGCTCATTTACAAGCACTCGATCACTCTATTACGCAGCAAGAACTCGATAGCCTAGTAGAAATAGGTATCCTAAAAACTCTAAACTACACTTATCAAGTTCAGCTAAAAAGCCAATCTGCCTTAGACGCTGTAGAGCTACTTATTCTAAATCATGCTGAACACAATCTGATTAGCCTAGATAATCTAAAAAACAGCCCCACACTTAAAAAAATACGCTCACAACTCGACGCTCTTTTAAATGGATTAGTGAGTAAAGCCATTTTAACCCCCTATGAAAAACGCTATGAGTTTAAATATACTAAAATTAGCACGGGTATTGAGGGAGTGAACCGAGTTTTTTTACCTAAATCAGAAGCATTTCCCACCTTAGTAGCAAGTGATACTAATGATTTTATTGCTTTGCAAGATATTGAAGCGGATACAGAGGAAGAGTATAAAAAGCTTTTTTTACAAGAAATTTTCCATAAGAAACAATTTAGAAAAATCTCTAAGCAAGAGGCTTGTTTAATTCAAGGCTTTCCAAAGGATTTTATCTTACCCGAAACCCGTAGCCGCTGGATGAAACTGATTGGGAATAGTGTTTCAGTGCCGGTAATCCAAATGCTCGCCCAAGCTATGCTTAATACCGGTTTTTTGGAATATGAGCAAAACACTAAACGCTGTGCCGCCTAA